The genomic DNA taatttataattagatattatttgtcaaataacaacgaactGTGTTACAATAACTTTTCATCCTAAAATTGCAAACTAAACGGGGCCCAAGTATTTTTCTCGGAGTTGTTCCGGTCACCGTACACATGTTCTTGCAGTGTTTTTTTTACACGAACACGCTACgactgtgtttagttccgcgaaaaatttccaaaatttttcactaacgcacatcacatcaaattttatgatacatgcatggaatattaaatgtagttaaaaatataactaattgcacaatttagttgtaaatgacgagacgaatcttttgagactaattacttCATAGTTGGACAATAATTGTCAAATAAAATCAAAACATGCTAAAGCAACTTTttcgccaactaaacacaccctaggtTTTTTTACACATGTTCTTGTAGTCGTACTTGTACAGGAGCAGGCATGGGAGCTTTTTTTACACATTGTTCATCTTTTGCCTGACGAACAGCTACCGCTGAGCTTGCGTGAGTTGATCCATCAATGCATAGGCATCAACTCGGGAAAAAGTGTGAGGAAAGCTGGACCATGGAGCCTCTGCCCCGAattttccattctttttctccaCATGATTCGGCATTCGAGCTTCACATTCAATGAGGAGCCCGGCCCCCCGTCGCTGTGGACCAAGGCAGCTAGCTCCTCGGTCCACTGTAGCCACCTGCTCCCCTGCCGTTTTGACTCACAGTTCCTGTCACTTTCTGCATCGTCTCTGTGCTCGGCCGGCCATGCGCCCCGTTAACCTTCGCCGCGCCTGCGCTTGTTCACGCTGGCTGCTGGTGCGGATTTCTCTCCGTGTTCATCGAGTGCTGATGAGGATCTCATGGCGCCCGCCGCCCGTTTTGTGCACGCAGGTGGTCGGCGATCGCGACGCACCTGCCGAAGCGCACCGACAACGAGATCAAGAACTACTGGAACACGCACCTCAAGAAGCGGCTGGCCAAGATGGGCATCGACCCGGTCACGCACAAGCCGCGCTCCGACGCgctcggcgcgggcggcggcgccgcgggcgcgCAGCACGCCAGGGCCGCCGCGCACCTCAGCCACACGGCGCAGTGGGAGAGCGCGCGGCTCGAGGCCGAGGCGCGCCTGGCGCGCGAGGCCAGgcagcgcgcgctcgccgcgtcCGCCTCCGTctcggcgccgcgcgcgccgccgggcccctccgccgccgcgcacgggcTCGAGTCGCCCACGTCCACGCTGAGCTTCTCCGAGAGCGCGGCGCTCGCCTCGGTACTGGAGGCgcacggtgcggcggcggccgccgcgcgcgccgccatggAGCCCATGCAGGCGTACGAGGAGGCGTTCAAGGAGCATGTGCAGCAGCAGTGGGGCGATCACGTGGTGGTCCATGCCGCCGACGCTGCCTTCGCCGGGGCGGGGTTCACGGGGCTGCTTCTCCACGGCGCCTTGAACCAGCAGGACCtgaggccggccgccggcaggcACGACGCGGACGCGGACGCCGGGCTGCAGGagacggaggaggagaagaactACTGGGACAGCATACTGAACCTGGTAAACTCGTCGTCGGTGTCGCTGCCGACGTCAGTCGTGGTGCCCGCGCCCGAGGCGTACTCGTCGTCAGCGTCGTTGCAGACGTCAGTCGTTGTGTCCACGCCGGAGGCGTACTCATCGTCGGCGTCGTTGACAAGGTCATTCGAGGTGCCCGCGCCCAACCCgtactcgccggcgccggcgccggagttcTGACTGGTGGGCCCTCAACATGTTCGCCTGCATCAAGCCGGGCGAATGACACAGTAAATAGCTAGCGAGGGATTTCGAAATAATAGTATTGAACTACTAATGTTGATTGTTAAATCGCGTTCTTGCGTTAATCTGACAGTAAACGTGTGGGCAAGATGGTTGTACCGAATTTAGAGTCTGCTACTCCTACTCGTTCTGTAGGTCAAGTTTCTCGTGACTGTAGAAGAGTGACCAGAGCGTCTCATATTTGCTCCGTAATTCGACAACCATCTTCATCAGCAATATAGTGGAGACATAGTCGAAATGGGAAGAACACCTTTTTTTTGTTGGCACTGTGTATACCTGAGGATCCAAGATGAACTGTTCAAGCTCGTATGTTGTATGCTATAGTACTGATTTTGTACAGTGTAGTATATTGGTCATGTTATTTTGGATTAAATTTCTTTTCCAAACCAATCCagctactaaaaatcatgcaaCTCACTTCACTCGTTTCGTCCGTCGATTTTTGCGGCTGACTGGTGGCCCCTCTCTCTATTGGTTGCTTCTCTTCTTCATCCATCCGTTGCTCTGCTCGCCTCATCCTTCCACCTTGCATTGCATCCTCCCAGTCTCTCACCCACGTCCCTATCTCTTCCGTGATATCACCTTGCATTGCATCCTCCCAGTCTCTCACCCATCTTCCAATTGATCCCTCTCACCCCCACCCTCACTCGGCTCTGCCTCTATGTACGTGTACCGCTCCAGCTCCCGCCATTAGCGGCAACAACCCTTCATGTACCTTGATCTTAGAATtagtttcttttcttccttctcttcatcttcctcctcttcatcttcctctctctctccccccctcctcttcctctctctgttGTGGGTGGGAAAAGAATTATAGTAACTGATATAGTGGAGAGAATGTGGGCTTTGGTTGTGGTGTGGACCCAAGAGATGGAGGAGACAACTAGGATGTTCGGCCCAAGATGTGCACCTCAAGTTGTATCGGTTTAACTAACAGCGTAAGAGATTTTAAGAATTAAAAAGGTTTATTGAGGGGAATTTGATCTTAGCACTTTTTGTTAACCATCTAAAATTAGGATTTGAAGCGTTACAATAGGCATATGGTACCTAGGCCTCGGGCTCCAACAAGCTATTTCAAGGGGAGAGCGACTGCAGCCTGGTATGTCTTTGAGCTAAAAGGAGCCTTTTTTAGATTTAAATACTTAGGGCATGTTTGTTTGATCTTCTGGCAGTTTTTCAACGTAAAGACATGACTAACTTACAACAGGCTGTAATTTAGTCCAGCCATATGGCCTTACCCTTTGATAGAAAGAGAACCAATTTTTTGATGCTATTTTTCCTTTGAATCAAGGTCGTGGCATCAGCTTCCCATGGAGGAGCCTGTGATCGAGGCTATGTTCCAGTCCTCCATCTATGTCGAGATGGGCGATGGGCGAAAGGCTTTATTCTGGACTGATCGCTAGTTGCAGGGCCAATCCTTGCTTAATATCACACCATTCCTCTGCAATGCAGTCCGCGCCCGAATCAAGGGACAAAGGACGGTGGCTCAAGCGCTGCAAAAGGGACCAATGGATCAAAGACATCTGCGGGGCGCTCACGGTGCAGGTACTCCTGGACTACCTACAAATTTGGGATCGGGCATGTCAGATCCAATTGTCAGAGAACCAACCGGACATGATATGCTGGAGATGGACGTCGGATAgaatcttctccacctcttcaGCGTACATGGCTTTCTTCATTGGGCAGCACCCGATCGAAGGTGCAAAATTGCTCCGTAAAGCGCGTGCTCCGGCCAAGTGCAAGTTCTTCATCTGGCTTGTGCTCCATGACCGGTGCTGGACGGCAGCGCGACGGAAAAGGCATGGCTTGCAGGATGATGACACTTGTGTGCTGTGTGCCTAGATGCCAGAAATAATTGACCATCTTCTAACTATCTGCTCTTTCTCCCGAGAGGTTTGGTTCAAGGTGCTACGCAAGACTGGATGGGAGAGAGTCATGCCCAACACACATTCGTATAGCCTTGCCTTCTGGTGGACTGAGACACGAAAGCAGCTCTCCAAGGTTGACAGACGCGGCTTTGACTCCTTAGTTATCTTGGTATCTTGGTCACTTTGGAAGGAAAGAAATGATATAACTTTTGACCGTCGGGTTAGAACGGTAGATGACCTTGTCATGCGTGTATGTGATAAGATCGTAGCTTGGTCCCATGCAGGCTATAGACAGCTAGAGTCGGCTTTTGCAGCCTCGGGTGTGTTTTCAGGTCGCGCTATTGTTACTGAGTAATCGGGTATTGTGTTAAGGCCTGGTTCCAACCCTCCGGACCCAGCCTTTTGTAACTAACTCTTCTTCTTTCCTCTTAATAAAAACAGTGGCGGGGCTTCACAAGGGCCaaggggggccatggccccccccGGATTTGCAAATTTTGCACTATATGAACAGTAATATTGACACTATTCATCACTGTAGCATAAGGGTGGCCCCCCTCATTTTTCCGATTTCTTCAATCAAGCTCCGCCAGTGAATAAAAAGCGTGCCTAGGCAGTAACTAACTCTTCTtctttcctcttaatgaaaaacgtgtcCAGatacggtcgcgaaaaaaaactAGCTCGTGCTCCCGTTCCAATGCACTTGCATGCGTGGAACACCGgagagaaaaaaacaaaagcaTGCATGGAAGAGGGAGAATTGAACAGAGGATGACATCAGTGCATGCATGcgcttttaaaattttaaaaaaatcataatctCATAATCCAGCATCCAAATCAAAATCTGATTGTGTCAGTGTTCATGTCAACAAAAGCTTCAAAGCTAGATCCCACATCAATATATTTTATTCTTGCTAAGAAAATGCTTTTCATTATGTTCTAATTTGCTTATGACTTTTAAAACAATtgctcataattttttttaaaattgctTCATTCACCTTATTTGAATTAAGTggatattaatatttatttatattgtAAAGATAGATTGGATAGTGTGATCAGCGAAGAAGGCATGACAACTATGTTGCGGTTGGTGGATGTTTCATGCATATTCTAGACAGATCTCTTTGCCAAACCAATTGAAcatttttttgtgaaaaaaaacaTTAACTTGTTTTGTTTAGCATTTTTGtctactacaaaaataatttgtcTCCTAAAAAATATTACCGGGATATATACAAAGTGAGATCATTCTTGCCTTTTTGATAACATTTTGATTTTAATATATGGATCAACAACTACGACTTTTAAATGTTGGCATTGCTACGAACTGAAGAGCAGCAGGATAGGTTCACGTGAGCGTTCCTATAGGATATAAATTACTACTATAAAATCAGCTGTTGCGGGGttcggaaaaaaaaattgatgtatGAAAATGGACTGTCGAGGGTACAACAGCTCATCACTGTGGAGGCCGCGTTTGGTTAACACCACGAATTTTTTTCCACAAAAAGATGAAtgcatacatggagtactaaacgaagtttatttgtgaaacttttttatggatgtgtgtaatttttcgagacgaatctaatgatgataattaatctatgatttgctacagtaatactacagtaattaTTCTCTAACcgtgcggtcaaatgcctcattagattgaTCTTTCGAATTTACTAGGAGTCCTGCAGGTGgctttgtaattagattttatttaatactataaattagattttatttaatactataaattagtgatcaaagataaaaaaaatttttgcaaaatttttttcaatcctaaccaaacacggccgtaCTCTGGATTGGGCCAGCTGTTCCAACCAATAAAATTACAGCCGGCAAAGTAAGTCTTTACCTTTAGGCCTCCTCCAGAGGGCGACGATGTAGCCGGCCTTGGATGAGGCGGCGGGGGGAGAGAGTGTAAAATCAACTGCGCTATCTACTATTCTCTCGCTAGCTCCTGTCACACGAATCAGGTGTGTTTACTTTCCACCTCATAAACTCCgtgaatataaaaaaaatcatcacatcaaatattttgatatatgtatggagtactaaatgaagtctatttataaaactttttacatagatgggttgtaaatcgcgagacgaatttaatgagtctatttaatccatgatttgcaacagtgatgctacaataaccatctgctaattattaattaatcatgaattaattaacaccattagattcatctcgtgatttacaatccatctgtacaataaattttgtaaataaacttcatttagtatttcaaattagtaaCATTCCAactcaaaatttttttgcgcttCAACTGAACAGGGCCTGAAAACCTTGGAAGAGCACATTTGACGGAGCTGCACATaacgaggagaggagagaggagagagaagtttttaattttttttattgtctCTTCCCTCCACCTCATCCAGCGACTATTGGACAAGGCCTTAGGCTGATCACAGCGGAGGGAGccagagcaaatttgctccctcctcgtttcccacatcctctctgtctacagtgccaaacagtgcatctacagtgtcaaatagtgtatttgctccttcatttgctccttccactgtggacggtcttaGGTGTGGTTTTTATCAagagaaaattcgattcataccaccacaactccgtgaaattcgACTCTGGTCCGTCGCCTCCGTTCGAGAAGACCGAAACCAAGCTCCACACGGCCACTCTGCTAGTCTGCTACCGGCTACCGCTTCCCCCTCCTCGTAGGCCCATTCCGGAGTTCGGACCAACCCCACTCCAAGgtccaaaccctagcccagcCTCACCTCACCACCCATGGTGCAAGACGCACCCAACGCCCTCGCCTCCGTCACCGACCACCCCGCCCCACCGTCCCGCCTTGTTTCCAAgcaccgcccgcgccgccgcgccgcggcctccgcctcccgccctcccctgccgcccccggcgcccgcgcccgacCTCACCCAGTGCCACTGCTGCGGCGTCCGCTTCCCGACGCCGCAGCCGGGGGCCAAGCCCAAGCGCCGCCCGGTCCGCCCGCTCAGCTCCCTGTGGCGCGTCGTCCTCCTCTGCGCGGAATGCCTCTCCCTCGTCAGCTCCGCGGCCGTCTGCGCCTACTGCCTCTCCCTCGACAACCCCCCGCCCGAGGACTCCGCCGTCTCTTGTCGCCGCTGCAGGCGCTTCGTCCACCAATCCTGCATCCCAGCCGAGCACCGCACGGCCCTGATCCAGCCCGTCGACTTGGAGGATTTCCTCTGCGTCGATTGCTGCCCCACCCTGAGACCGAAGGTCGGGGGCTTCAATTTGGGGATGAATCTGGAGGCTTACCCGAGGGATCCTACCTCCGTGGTTGGGGGCGACGCTCTGAGGAAGGCTGTAGAGGTGAAGTCGCCTTCCAAGCGGGGTAAGGAAGCCGTTGGCACCGGGTTCGCGGGGCGGGGCAGTGGTGATCCGGTGCTGCTGGATGAGGAGTTGGCTTTGCAGCTGCATCTGGCGATGAATGGATCACAGAGGATTTCACGGTCAGGGAACTCATCTAGTGGTGCCTCTGCCGAGCTAGGCAAGGGGAATAATGGTGTGGTTGCTGGAAGGAATACCAATGGAAATCAGGAGATTTGTATAACCAATATGATGGCTCAGCTTGACGACGAAGAAGAACCAGGTCGCAACAGGGTTTTAAAGCGATTTAGGAGATCTTATTCATTAGTCACAGTGGTTCTTGCGCTAGAATGTGTGAAAGGTAAACACACCAAGGAGAGGATGAAAGCTAAAAGAAAAGGTCCTCCTGTGACTCTACAGCAGGATGGTTTGGTCAATCCTTATAAGAAGAAGTATAGCAAAAGCATATGTGATGAGAAGGACATAGATGGTGATCATGGTGATAATGGTGTTGCTCCAATGAAATAGACTGCTTGAGCCATTTGGAGGTACTGATTTTTTGGCACAGTTTTATGctctttttaatttctttatggGATGAGTAATATGCATATCATGTATGCCTTTTATGCCATTGTGCGATTCTGCAACTTAAATCTTGTTAAATATCCAAGTGACCGCTTATGTGCCATTGCAAAGATGTTGATGTTGCGAAATATCTTTGAGATAAAGGCCATCTGGGATAGATGCCATTATAGACATCAATTAGTTAACGAAATGCCGCTTAAGACAATTTCACGTTGCTGCGTAGGCTGGAAGGAGCACTCTGCATTCTGCCCCTGCAATCAGTTCCTCATCTGGGTCACCTTACCAGCTTTATTTGCCATCTTTGTTATTGCTGTCCATGATGCAGCAATTTTGCTAGCTCATGTCTAGTCTTCTTGCAACTTATCAACAACCTTGCAACATGATTCTTGCCTATTGACCAAGCCATAACCAAGTTGCTGCTAGCAGTGGCAGTAGTTTCCCTATGAGATCTTGCTCGAACATGACACCCTTTTGTTAGTTAACTAGCACCAAAGAAGTGGCTAAAGATAGCATCAAACTTGCAACAGAGACACAGATAGGTCACTGGTGGGGCCAAGACATGGGTTGCAAGAAATGTTGTGAGAGTGCAGCCAAAAACAGGGGATTAAGGACAATTTAACAGTAGATGTCTAGATGAGTATATTTGTTGCACGCTGGAGTCCTTGACTGACATATCTCCTAAGAACACCTTATCTAACTTAACTTGAACAAAATCCTAAACCAAACTAACTTGACAAGAAAGCTTCTGTGGCCAACGCTCCCTTCTCTCCAGAGGGTGCACGATGCCTTCTGTGGCCAATGTTCCCTCCTTTCTAGAGGGTGCACGATGCCTATGGTGATGCTGGTATGGGCGCTCCAGCATGACAGAAGTATGGTTACCGTTACATTTTTACTATTCAGATATATGTTGCCAAACTTTAATGAGTGCTGGTGGGATGGCATTATATTGGAATATCTTGATCTGCAATTTAAGTTCATCAGTATGTTAGAGTTAAGCAATTTAAAAGCAATCGACCTGTTCTCTGTTTGTGTGATTTTTATGCGGTTTCTTTGCATCCGATCCTATCAACTATATCCAAGAGttagaaaagaaataaaaactaATAC from Panicum virgatum strain AP13 chromosome 7N, P.virgatum_v5, whole genome shotgun sequence includes the following:
- the LOC120683789 gene encoding uncharacterized protein LOC120683789 isoform X1 — protein: MGRSPCCEKEGLKKGPWTPEEDRKLLAYIEQHGHGCWRSLPAKAGELASILQHSATVIFVSLVTDVHAKNGRGRAAAVRQELPAPVDELPPAGHQAGQVQPAGGADHHPAPRAARQQVVGDRDAPAEAHRQRDQELLEHAPQEAAGQDGHRPGHAQAALRRARRGRRRRGRAARQGRRAPQPHGAVGERAARGRGAPGARGQAARARRVRLRLGAARAAGPLRRRARARVAHVHAELLRERGARLGTGGARCGGGRRARRHGAHAGVRGGVQGACAAAVGRSRGGPCRRRCLRRGGVHGAASPRRLEPAGPEAGRRQARRGRGRRAAGDGGGEELLGQHTEPGKLVVGVAADVSRGARARGVLVVSVVADVSRCVHAGGVLIVGVVDKVIRGARAQPVLAGAGAGVLTGGPSTCSPASSRANDTVNS
- the LOC120681610 gene encoding uncharacterized protein LOC120681610, whose amino-acid sequence is MVQDAPNALASVTDHPAPPSRLVSKHRPRRRAAASASRPPLPPPAPAPDLTQCHCCGVRFPTPQPGAKPKRRPVRPLSSLWRVVLLCAECLSLVSSAAVCAYCLSLDNPPPEDSAVSCRRCRRFVHQSCIPAEHRTALIQPVDLEDFLCVDCCPTLRPKVGGFNLGMNLEAYPRDPTSVVGGDALRKAVEVKSPSKRGKEAVGTGFAGRGSGDPVLLDEELALQLHLAMNGSQRISRSGNSSSGASAELGKGNNGVVAGRNTNGNQEICITNMMAQLDDEEEPGRNRVLKRFRRSYSLVTVVLALECVKGKHTKERMKAKRKGPPVTLQQDGLVNPYKKKYSKSICDEKDIDGDHGDNGVAPMK
- the LOC120683789 gene encoding transcription factor MYB16-like isoform X2, with translation MGRSPCCEKEGLKKGPWTPEEDRKLLAYIEQHGHGCWRSLPAKAGLQRCGKSCRLRWTNYLRPDIKRGKFSLQEEQTIIQLHALLGNRWSAIATHLPKRTDNEIKNYWNTHLKKRLAKMGIDPVTHKPRSDALGAGGGAAGAQHARAAAHLSHTAQWESARLEAEARLAREARQRALAASASVSAPRAPPGPSAAAHGLESPTSTLSFSESAALASVLEAHGAAAAAARAAMEPMQAYEEAFKEHVQQQWGDHVVVHAADAAFAGAGFTGLLLHGALNQQDLRPAAGRHDADADAGLQETEEEKNYWDSILNLVNSSSVSLPTSVVVPAPEAYSSSASLQTSVVVSTPEAYSSSASLTRSFEVPAPNPYSPAPAPEF